Genomic DNA from Spirochaetota bacterium:
CGGAGGACGCAATGAGCACAACGAACACGGAAACGGACATCGCCGCCCTTCAGAATGAACTTGAAAAAGTGAAGGCGGAGCGCGATAAACTCACCGTGCTGGTCAAGAACTATGAGAATATCATTTCCATGTTCGATAATGCCCTTGAGTACTCACGCACCGAGCTCCTCGGCGCGGATAAACTGGTACACGCGCATGAGACCGTTGAGGACCTTGCCCGTACGGAGCAGCTCTACAAGGACAAACTGATACGCGCGCATGAGGGCCTTGAGGGCCTTGCCCATAACGAGCTTGTCATGCAGGACAGGATAGAGCAGGCATACGAGAGCACGACCGATGTCGCGCGCGGCGAGCAGATAGAGAAAGACAAGATAATCAATGCGCATGAGAATGTCGAGGACCTCTCGCGCGATGAGCTTATCACCGCGAACAAGACGATACATGACTTGGAGAAGAAATTCAATTCACTCCGTGACGAGCTTGTGGGCATTCTTGAGGCCGGCCCATGGCATGCGGATATCGAGAAGCTTCGGGATGAGAACACCAGGAATTTCAAGGAGCTCATGAGCTCCTATAAGAAATCGGCACGTTCGCCCGATGTCGAGGTAAAGGCCATACTCGATGCGTTCAGGAAGCTCATGAGCGAGCACCCCGAAACCGCGAAGAAAGCGGCCCCGAAGAAAAAATAACTATTCGAACGGTATCCGCTCCGCCTCGAACCACACCTTGTCAAGGTCGTAGTACGCGCGCCCTTCGGCGGTGAAAAGATGCAGCACGATGCTCCCGAGATCGATGAGCGTCCATACCGATCCGTCGTGGTTCGCAGGGCGTGTCAGCGGGCGTACGGCGTGGGATGCTGCGAAGGCTTCGATATCGTCGGCACAGGCGCGCATATGCGCTCGTGATGTCGCCGTTGCGATGATGAAATAATCGGCGATGGAGCTCACCGGCCCGACGGCGAGCAGTACGGCATGCTCGCATTTCTTGTCGCAGAGAAGTCGTGCCATGCCGCGCGCGATATCCTCGATATTCCCTTGTGCCACCGTTCCTCCGTTGTTCATTTCGCTATTATCTTCGCTATTTCGTAGTAATCGTCTCCGAGCACGAGCGATGCGTCCACGAGGAGCCGCCGGTCGGTACGGGCGCAGATGAGCGCGGTCCGTGCCGCCTCCGCGACGAGGAATCCCTTGGGCAGCTCGCCGTTGCGCACGAGGACGAACGTCCGTCTGCTCCGTGCGCCGAAATTCCCGTACTCGTTCGCCTGGAACCCGCGGTAGTTCATGCGTATCTTGATGCGGTCGGCAAGCCCGTCGATCTCGGTGGCATTGTGCACCGAGAGCTTCACGTCCGAGCGCATCGGGCTTTCCATGCCGCGCGGTTTTTTCACGCGCGTGATGATGTCTTTCGCCGTTTTGACCGCATGCCGTCCGCCGAGCACGGGGGTGAGCATAGTGTCGGCCTCTTCGCCGCTCATCGTTTCCACGATGAGGGAATCCGCCGAGAAATTCGTCGCCGCCTTGGCGAACGCGTTGTAGTCGACCGGGCGTATATTGCCCCGTACCCGGAGGCTTAACGCGAACTTGAACGGCACGGATGAGAATATCGAGCGCATCGTCTCTTCCTGCGCGAGCACCGTGAACAGATTGATGACGATATCCTCAAGCCGGTACATGCGCTCACGCGAGACGTTCTCGCCCTGCACCGCATTGATATAGCGCACCGCGCGCGCGCCGTCAAGGAGATACACCCCCGGCGGGAACGGTCTGATATTCGTTATGCTCGGCGCAAGATCGACATCGACGAAGGCGCGAACCCCGCCCATGAGGTCCACTATCTCGGAGAGGTTCTTTTCGGTGACGACTATCTTGTAATGGAGCGGCATGCGGAAGGTATGGCTCACCGCATCGAAGACAAGGGCGTGTCCGCCGCGGCGATACCACTCGGGCATGGTGCGCAGCTGCTTCGTGTGCGGGTCCCATATGCCCATGGAGTCGGGAATGCTCACCATGCCGATGCGCCCGGCGGCAGGGCCGAACGCCCCGATGAAAGCGCCGCTCGGCATGCCGTCATTCTTCGTGAAGAGGAGCGAGAAGTAGCAGGCTGTGCCGCGGGTGTGCGCGACGCCGATGGAACTTACAAAAAAGAAATAGAAGCCGGCGAGTATGGCGAATATCCCCGCGAGTATGATGACCGTTGTCGCGGCGAGTCGGTGCTGTTTGCGCATCCGGTCAGGTCGAGGGCGATCCGCCGGCAGGCGGCGCATCATCCTTCACATCCGCCGGGCGGGACTTCTCATCCACATAATTGAGCTCAAGATTGGTGACCGTGCTCCCGAGAAGCGTCGCTTCCGCCGGGGAGATGTTCCCTTTCGTCTTCTCCTTGAGCATCCGGAGTATATCGATATGGAATTTCGCAAGATCGAGATTGCGCTCCGTTTTACCGGTCGTCGGGTTGGCGATCTTCCCGAGATAGAGCATTGCGCTCGACGAGAGCATCATGATATACATCTCGAAGGTGAGCTCGGGCATAGACTCAGTATCGGCCATGGTTCTCTCCATCGGTCATATTCGATACGCTAGTACAGCAACAAACGGGTAAATTGTCAACTGTCAGCGTGTGAGCCGTCGGCGTGTGCATTGATGCCATCCCTGCCGGCACGCACGCGCGTGGGGGGCATCTTGAAATATCCCTTGAAGCGCTTCGAGAAATGGTGGATGTTCTCGAAACCGAGATAGTCCGCCACATCGGTGACGGTGCGTCCGCCCGCATTGATAAGCTCGAGCGCTTTGCGCATGCGCAGCGCATGATGGTACGCCTTTATGCTCACGCCCGCTTCGCGCCTGAAGATATCGGCGACGTAATGCGGTGAGAGATAGAAATTACCGGCGACCTCGGCAAGCGTGATATTGCGCTGCACGTTCGCGGCGATGAACTCCTTTATCTTCGATGCGATGGTCGTATGACGGGCATCATCGGATGCCGGCGGCGCGAGGAGCGTTTCTACGACGCTTGCAAGCAGTGAAAGGAGGAAGAGCCGCTGTCCGATGAACGCCGCTTCCCCGCGTTCGCATGCGTTGCGGGAAAGTTCCGTGATGTCGGAAATGAACGGTACGAGGGCGGGGTGCCCGCCGAGGGGGACGGGCAGGGGTGAAAGCAATGCGCGCGGGGGCGAAAGGGAGAAGCTGAACCCGAGGTAGAGCATTTCGCTCTCATCCCCGGCGCTGAAACGATGTCCCTGTTCCGGGGGGAACACAGTGAGGCTGTGTATCGGCGCAGGATATGATATGCCGCCCGCTTCGAACGCACCGTGTCCGCGGGCGATGAATATCAGCTCCCAGAATGGATGCGCATGGGCTTTGCCGTGCCATCCACGCGGCATGGTGAGATGCCCGGCAAGATCGAGGGAGATGCGGTCGGCCGTTTCGAGCTGTATGCGCGTGCTGCCGTCGGGGATGTATTTTTCTGCCATTGATGACCATTCGCTCTGCGTCGTGATCCGCCGGTCGGTGCTACGAAACATCCGTGCGTGAGGGGAATATCGGGAAGAACTTATCGAGCATCGACGTGTTGAACACCGGTTTGATATCCTGTCCTATGCCGCAGAGCGAGAATCGTTTGCCGTTCTTCTTGAGCCTGCTGAAAAGGACGACAAGGACGCCGATGCCGCTCGAGTCGAGGTAGGACACCTTTGACAGATCGATGCACAGATGAACGATATCGGGGTGTGCGGCGAGCACGTCGAATATCTCCTGCTTGAGCTGCTCCGCCTGATACAGGTCGACATCGCCGGTAAGGGTGATAAAATGAGCCTTTTCGGTCGCTTCAAAATTGATCGCCATATGCCGCCCATCAATGCACGTTTCGTATACCTCTTTACTATATACATACCGGCATGATTTTGCAAGCGTGTGCTTTGGCGTGTGCGCTGGCGCAGCATACGCGCTCGGGGTGCTATACTTTTCTCCACCCCCGGGCTATACTCCGCTGTCATGGACCCGATCATCATCATGCGCGACGGCGATCGCTGGGCATCCTTCACGGGTGCTGTCGGCGTTCATATCGCACGCACGAGAACGGAAGTGATGCCGGTACTCGATGCCGTCATGCAGGCGGTGAAGGCCGGGAACTGTGCGGCCGGGTTCATTTCCTATGAGGCCTCGCCGGCATTCGATGATGCGCTTCTCACGCATGCGCCATCCGGCATGCTCGCGTATTTCGCCGTATACGAACGTATGGTCGGCGGTACGCTTTCGCCCGCCCGCGGCGCATACGATGTGTCGGCGCTTTCGCCGCGCATAGACAGGGGCTCCTATGACCGCGCCTTCTCTGCGATACGCGAACGCCTTGCCGCAGGGGACACCTATCAGGTGAATTATACGTTCCCGTTCACGGCATCGTTCACCGGCGATGCGTTCTCCTATTTCTCCGACCGCGTACGCCGATATGCCCCGCCGCATGCCGCCTTCATCGACATGGGTGATGATGTCATAGCGTCGTTCTCGCCTGAATTGTTCTTCACGCACGACGGCGATACGATCCTGTCGCGGCCAATGAAGGGTACGCGCCCGCGCGGCAGAACGTCCGATGACGACCGGCGGAACGCAGAGGAACTCGGGGCGTCGGCGAAGGATCGCGCGGAAAATCTCATGATAGTCGATATGATACGCAA
This window encodes:
- a CDS encoding AraC family transcriptional regulator — encoded protein: MAEKYIPDGSTRIQLETADRISLDLAGHLTMPRGWHGKAHAHPFWELIFIARGHGAFEAGGISYPAPIHSLTVFPPEQGHRFSAGDESEMLYLGFSFSLSPPRALLSPLPVPLGGHPALVPFISDITELSRNACERGEAAFIGQRLFLLSLLASVVETLLAPPASDDARHTTIASKIKEFIAANVQRNITLAEVAGNFYLSPHYVADIFRREAGVSIKAYHHALRMRKALELINAGGRTVTDVADYLGFENIHHFSKRFKGYFKMPPTRVRAGRDGINAHADGSHADS
- a CDS encoding DUF1844 domain-containing protein, translating into MADTESMPELTFEMYIMMLSSSAMLYLGKIANPTTGKTERNLDLAKFHIDILRMLKEKTKGNISPAEATLLGSTVTNLELNYVDEKSRPADVKDDAPPAGGSPST
- a CDS encoding LCP family protein, yielding MRKQHRLAATTVIILAGIFAILAGFYFFFVSSIGVAHTRGTACYFSLLFTKNDGMPSGAFIGAFGPAAGRIGMVSIPDSMGIWDPHTKQLRTMPEWYRRGGHALVFDAVSHTFRMPLHYKIVVTEKNLSEIVDLMGGVRAFVDVDLAPSITNIRPFPPGVYLLDGARAVRYINAVQGENVSRERMYRLEDIVINLFTVLAQEETMRSIFSSVPFKFALSLRVRGNIRPVDYNAFAKAATNFSADSLIVETMSGEEADTMLTPVLGGRHAVKTAKDIITRVKKPRGMESPMRSDVKLSVHNATEIDGLADRIKIRMNYRGFQANEYGNFGARSRRTFVLVRNGELPKGFLVAEAARTALICARTDRRLLVDASLVLGDDYYEIAKIIAK
- the rsfS gene encoding ribosome silencing factor, which encodes MAQGNIEDIARGMARLLCDKKCEHAVLLAVGPVSSIADYFIIATATSRAHMRACADDIEAFAASHAVRPLTRPANHDGSVWTLIDLGSIVLHLFTAEGRAYYDLDKVWFEAERIPFE
- a CDS encoding STAS domain-containing protein is translated as MAINFEATEKAHFITLTGDVDLYQAEQLKQEIFDVLAAHPDIVHLCIDLSKVSYLDSSGIGVLVVLFSRLKKNGKRFSLCGIGQDIKPVFNTSMLDKFFPIFPSRTDVS